agggaaaaagccctttcaccacgaactttaaaatgtgccttgggaacggttaggagcagctgatctgcggatctaagaacacgagggggtccCTCATTTGGCCTGGGTGATAAAACTTCATGTACATCTAATAGCCTGTAGGGGGCACAACAAATCCCCAGTCTTTTATTAGATGCAATACCAAGCAAGTACAATATTTTCTCTTCAGTTCTCTTCCTTCACCCCTTCCAGCCCAGATGAGCTTTGGGCTTCTCCACTTCCTTTAAACCTGGACCTGGCAGTACTTTTGGCACATCTGTGCCATACACAGGAAGCACCACTAGGTCAGGCAGAACTTCCTAGCAGCACCCATGGGCCACAACAAGGCTATCCTCCAGAACTACACCTCCTTTGCAGCCCTGTGGATGTCCAAATGGGAGTCATGCCAGAGAGCTACTTCCACCTAGTGTACTGGAGGAACTCATTGCCCTGGGAGGCAGTCTGTCTCTATCTTTCCAATATAAATGAAAAGTAATCAACCTGGTTGGGATACTTAACCGTCTatattgtccatccattattGGGGCCTCTTGGCAAGGTAAGGATATGTTATCCATAACAGCCAGAATGCCAGCCAATCTGTGTCTTTCTTTACAATGAATGTATGTATTGGTATATGTGTTGTAGTAATGCAGTTTGGCATAGTATTCATCAATAAAGTCAATGGATTAAGTAAAGATTGTTTCTTCTCCTGATACCATAGTGATGTATAGTATATGTAAAGGCTCTGATTTAATTAAGTGCATCGCAGCTGCATTGGGAAATAGGACTTCCACTTTATACTAGATTGCCATGATTTGGAATGTCATGCAAAACACAAATGACTTTATATGGGAAATTCTTCAATGTGTTTCGTTATGTCTACCAGACCAAACATTTATCTAATAGATTTTGTTGCTGTATAAACAGAGACTAGACACCAAGTCTAAATCTGCTGACAGCCATTCTGCTTCGTTAAGTTTAAACAGATCTCAAAGGGACAGAAATAAGTGCTACAATCAAGCCTTACTAATTTATAACCACAGTTAGAagcaatttcattcattttttatgttagcTTTCAATACAAGTGTTAAATTAACATGTGATCATCATATCAACAATTCAGATTCCTTATATAGTATTTAAATGATACATAAACTAATCCTAACAAAATTATAAGCTGCAATTTTAAATAGTacaatttcagaatgttttaaatCTGAAATGTTTCAATATTGAAATGGTGTGACATAAATTACACTTAACGAAAGACACAAGGTGCACCTGTCTATCAGTTTTCTGAGATGTCTATTCTTAACTTTCACCCAACTCCAGACTTCAATCTGCTCATTTTGTAGGTGTATCCTTTTCTATATTCATTGATCTTGATACTGCGATTCAATATCAAGAATGCTTTAAACTTAAAGTTTAGACAACATAATTGTTGTGTACTGGTACAACTGATAGATTAGATAATATTATCAGTATCAATGTGGATTATGAAGCACACAGTACACATCCATCCgcccattttccaaacccaattatccagggcagggccacaaggaagctggagcctatcccagcaagcacagggtgcaaggcaggcacgATCCCTAAACAAGGCGCCCGTTCATTGTAGGCTGAACACGTACTCAGGCCAGCAACAACACAtttacttaacctgcatgtctttggattgtgggaggaagcccatgtggacatggggagaacatgcaaattctacaaAGGGAGCACCCAACACATGAATCCCCATGAAATCCTTGTTACAGGGCAACAACACCACCACTGGGCTACCTATCTgtgaaaatcaaataaatatcaaagtgaaaatatcATTCAGCAAATTTGGTTAAaagagtgttttaaaaatgaagcttATGGATACCAGGGTCCCATTATAAAAGAAACCCTTTAAACAAaccaaatatgttcatttttcaagTAAAATGTTGACCTGCGTCTTCAGATTACACAAATGTAAAACAGCAaatcaatgttatttttaaaaggcaaaaaagttttAATATACTCTATCATACACTTTGCctttctcattttctaatttttttttttgtacatgcaCAAGACACGCAACCTGaaaaaggtggcatggctctttCAAAATTCttaggcttttattaaaaataaaatgcagagtaATCATTTCAGTTCAGGGGGTCAGCTTTTGGGTACGGTATTAGGTTGTCAAAACTCCATTCATGACAGCCACAGCAAGCAGTCAATTTGAGCAAGAAAAATTAATCCCTACCTTGAGAAAATAGTGGCAAGTATctgtttcaaaataatattttcaaatttccttTTGTTATGGCAAATATGCCCCAGTGACATGTTTTGATTTATGAAAACATTTGCCACTTCAATATGAACAGTCAGtcggtcattgtccaacctgctacatcctaacacagggtaaggcaggaacaaaccccgggcaaggtaccagcccaccacagggtacacacacacacacagacacacacacacacacaaaggacaatttaggattgtcaatgcacctaacctgcatgtctttggactgtgaaaggaaaccggagcacctggaggaaacccacgcagacacagggagaacatgcatattcCACgtagggaggatccaggaagcgaacccgggtctccttactgtgaggcagcagcgctacacaatATGAACATATTTGGTAAATTTCaggtgtttttctttcatttttgaactACAGTACCCTTTTGTCCCATTGTACACCACACgaaaaaaacaatgtatttttaaaatacattaaaaacaattcacTTTAGAGCACATTTTGAAGTGGCAAATTAATATTttccatgattgtgaagaaataactttgacttgaacaaTACGAAAGTTATCCTTTaagtaaattataattattatatacatGTTATAgattcattattgtcatgtgtacagattaTAGTGAAATTCTGGTAATTGGATAGGAATTAGTAAGAGAATGATTGGGGAGCTTAGCTTAGTGGTATGAAGAATTATTTATATATCTGCTGTGTCTTCATTTTACAAAGACAGAACCAGAATGGATGCCATGAAGTGAAACTCACTTCAAAACCAGATTTTTGTTTccctaaaatacattttcttttggttGTTGTTTGTGTTCTTGTCTCtaacaaagtccatccatccatccagtatccaacctgctatatcccaaccacagggtcactagagccaatcccagccaacacaaggcaggaaacaaaccctgggcagggtgccagcccaccgcagggcgcacacacacaccaagcacacactagggacaatttagaatcgccaatgcacctaacctgcatgtctttggactgtgggaggaaacccatgtagacacggggagaacatgcagactccacacagggaggacccgggaggcgaacccaggtccccagttctcccaactgtgaggcagcagcgctacccactgcgccacagtgccacccCTTTAACAAAGTCTGCCCTTTTATTAGTCAATGATAGGGCATTGTGCTCTTCATGTTGCCGTTTGTTATCGTGCAATCATGTAGGGGtgatcttaaaatagacaggaggTCTCatggaaagaaaaggaaattttacaggaagggATATTGAGATGAATTTTAGATGTCTTAAAATGCATGCAAGGTCACAATCTCAAAATGTACTTGAAATATCCTGAAATGGACAGACAGATTGTATTTGTGATATGTTGAAATGCATTTgcaatatctcaaaatgtattgctgatatcttaaaatataatgGAACATATGTTAAGATATCCAGAAACAAGTgtgaaatatcttaaaatgtgaactgcattttaagataccCGAAAATCATTTTGAgaaatctctaaatgttaatttaaattgaCATCAATTTCATGTTTAAGGCATTGCTTGTTCCTGACACCCGTAAGACAGAAAAAATATGCTGAAGTACTGAAATAAACTTTAGATCCAACAATGTCAATGCAGATTCTGTCCTGACTGTAGAAGACTGAACCAGTCAAGATGCTCCAATATTAAGAGGTTAGTTTGCCATCAATTTGGcctctgtatttgtatttgtaaattgaGAATTATATTTGTGTACTTGGCATTAATTTGAGTCCGTTTAAACTGGCTGTGGGTCTCTGTTAAATGTACACCTTGTTTCCGCTTCTGTGTGTTATATTCATAGACAGAATATCAAAGCATGCTGGAGGGTTGTGGAGAATCCAGTCCATAGATCTGAGAGTTGCAGCTTTGTTGTGTACAGACAATATTGTCATATTGTGACCTCATCAGACCAGTGACTGGGATGACTGGGATGGTTCAAGGCAGAATGTAATGAAATCAGGATAAAACCTAACAGCTTTTAATTCTGAGATTATGTTCCCCTCACTGAAGGGACTGGCCTCTTTTCTGTTAGTTGACGAAGAGCAACTTCCTAAGTTAAAGGGCTGTAAGAATCTTAGACTGTTATTCCTAGTGAAAATAGAGGTGATTATGAATTTGAACAAACAATCATTTTAGTGGCAGAAGTATTTCAAACACAGTATTACGCTATTGAGGCAAAGTAGGAGTTAAGTATGTGGAGAAAttcttttaatttatcattcAATCTATATCTACATTCTCAAGCTTATAGACTCTCATTAGTGATCAAagaatgaatccatccatccattttccaactcgctgaatccgtacacagggtcacgggggtctgctggagccaatcccagccaacacagggcacaaggcaggaaccaatcccgggcagggtgccaacccaccgcaggacacacacaaacacacccacacaccaggcacacactagggccaatttggaatcgccaatccacctaacctgcatgtctttggactgtcccggaggaaacccatgcagacacggggagaacatgcaaactccacgcagggaggacctaggaagcgaacccggatctcctaactgcgaggcagcagcgctaccactgcgccaccgtgcaagTCATTAAAGCAAGGTTCCTACACATAATGGCTTGAGTCAATGTTCATTCTTTATGTACCTGTAGAACCTCAGATGCTCTGGATTGAGGGTGGCTAATTGAGCTGGATAGATTTTAAATTTGGATTTCTCTGAATGTCAAATTTTGATCCAccaggtataataataataaataataataataatggcccACTGGGAAAGATTTAGGAAGCACTAGAGAGGTTATatgttgtgacagacgaccggctatggactccggtcgtcacccccaggccgctaggaggagccctccggacagcatatttgtgccccgagttccagcagggcctcatggactttgtagtgttttgacacagccctgctggataccttgggggccgccaggagtcgctgtaggaggggtagtgggctctggcatgccctataacccgggagtgcatctcagtcacgtgactggaagaagcgatgtgctcccgggatgaagaaaaggactgtttgccctgacccggaaggaaaacggacttgtgggtttggcttggagccacttccgggtcaggggctataaaaggactctgggaagcccagaacactgagctgagctgggaggtagggtggtgacgtgtctgggcgaggaggagagttagagagagaattgtttattgtttatatgagtgtggagtggagggtgctttgtgcacattataataacaaaataaatagttgttatattttcacctggtctgaagagtggtacctgagggttcgagaggtggacaaaagcctcatCAGCTACAATGTCTAAACTGGCCTTGTAGTGCATTGGTATTCCACAGGAGCATCTGATGAATTTTGGTAAGGATATCATAGCCTGCTCTGTCCAGCTCAATGCAATGCTATTTTAATCCTTATCTAGACAAAAAGGTGGTAGAAAGGTGAAGTGAAATGGGTGTATCAGAATAATGTTATGCATTTCATGCACTCCAATATTTATTCatctcatctctctattataaaaaaaaactcttggaaggagatgagatgtgattgTCTCAGAcactttcaagtcccgtgagacgagtcttcgtgccaagtgatgtaaccacgcccagggccagaagcACCCCGAAACAAAAGCTCTTATGCatagagatttggaaaagtcctgcgtggttatgtcagacacatttcttgtagagagaaagaaacgatattcaatcacgggcagttgtcacgatgtaaatccaaacacggaatcaaaattcaatgcgattttgatgaaaaggtaaaagcgaaaagagatcaaatatatggacataggtgatatgacagaagtgtgccgggcgaaatgcagatcacgtggcacggcagcagcagcagcagcagtaagccagcaactgatcgagcaaagaggaggtaaaaaaaaaaaactgtgtgtttcccattgtatcaccgttcaaGATCAAAGGGTGTCAGAGGAGCGATCGCGTCTCcttgggtgcgttcagcccccctcttcacaacgcatgGGACATAGACACAAAATGGTTGGCACATAGCaaaggcgggggggggggggggttttgggCGAGCAAAATGagcagggggctttgccccctaatCTGTAAAATTTTTCAGGCTCCTTCAAGTTGGAAAGGAACCACTGATGAACAACTGTTTTCAACTTCTGGGTGCAATTTATGATTGGTTGGTGGGTTACTACAGGGcactgtgttttgttttccatGATCCACACCagtatgtgtttgtatgtttCGAGTTGCTGAACCTTTTCTTATTGCCCACACCTCTTGCAAAGTGCACTATGATTTCTTCCAACTTTACCTATTTTTTGCAACATCCATTTGGTCTTCTGTCATCATATTCAGTATTTCAGgctcatagcatgatgctgctaccagaAAATTTCAGTACAGAAGTTGTGTTCATAGGATGGTATCAGGCGTTGTGCTTAGGACAATAATATCACTTAACGCTTTAGCCAGAAAGTTGTGTTTTGAAATCATTGCATCGTACAATCTTTCTTCTGTTTGGTCTCAGTTTCTCCCATATACTGTCTGGCAAATTGTAGACAAGActtgtttgaagttttttttatgtttttgtttgacACCATCTAATTAAATGTAGTTTTGTGAAGCTCTCAACAATTGTAATGTACATACATCCTCTCATCTCAGCTTTAGAGTCTCATTAGCAGTCTTGGTGCTCTCCCTGACTGCGTAAACAATAAGTGTTTCATGATATATGTACTGAACATGAACTAACATCTGTAAAGGCACAGAAGAGTTAAATAATTGCTAACCTTTAATCCTATTACAGAAAAGGCACGTTAAGTAACTTGTTAGGTGTAACAAAGTGAACATTAAATTTACAGTCTTATTCAATGGGTCACACTTCATTTTGCTTCAGTTTTGCAGAATGGCCTTTTCTGTTCAGTCACAGCCCCGCAACATTTCTATCTACTGTTTGTATAATGATTTTGACAATTCTTCTCTTTAATTTTCAGTGGCTTGCAAGGATTCCCCACATTTCATGTTATCATCAAAAGCTTGAGGTGGGTTTGTTTAAAATATTCCTGTTGtattgcagacctataaatacctaggagtgcagctggacgataaattagactggactgccaatactgattctctgtgcaagaaaggacagagccgcctgtacttccttagaagactagcatccttcaacatctgcagtaagatgctgcagatgttctatcagatggttgtggcgagtgccctcttctacgcagtggtgtgctggggaggcagcattaagaagaaggatgcctcacgcctggacaaactggtgaggaaggcaggctctattgttggcatagagctggacggtctgacatccgtagcagagcaacgggcactcagcaagctcctatcaattatggagaatccactacatccattaaacagtgtcatctccagacagaggagcagcttcagcaacagactgctgtcactgtcctgctccactgacagactgagaagatcattcctcccccaaactatgtgactcttcaattccaccagagggggtaaacgttgaacattattcaagttattgtctgtttttttatctgcattttttattactctttaatttaatatttttgctgctggaatatgtgaatttccccctgggattaataaagtatctatctatctatctatctatctatctatctatctatctatctatctatctatctatctatctgttatgttCATGGcacagagccggccttagggcgaagcgaacaaagcgaccgcttcgggcccacagctggaggggccCACTgtgcccaaggtttttttttttcctgtgatgcgacgctgctgcggagggcccaatggagcaacagactccttcactccaacctctattactaatttttttatatatataattcacgggtaacatattccatcacctaattactccacgtggacatctccactcggcactccaatcttcattacgcttcacccAGGCCCGCGtgcctgttgccgcctccacggctcatctgtgcctctgtcctcagtagacggccacttacgcttcagtcagggtCGCTCTGctgcactgcattctcgacagagcataaaaggggcccttctagctgcaggggtcgggccccggtatcagtttgcttcaggcccgaaattgtctagggccggctctgcatGGCATATGTATTTCTAGGTTTGAATTTCAGAAACACCTGAATTTCTCCTAGGCGGACATGACTGGCGTAGAGAACAGCTAGTCTGTGCACAGTACCATTGCTACGGTAATTGTGTTTGTCTGTTAATCCTTGAAATGTCTTCAATTTGCAGTTTTCAGTGCAAGGTTGCGAGTGCCACTGTTGTAAATTGCAATCGATAGAAGAGATAAGAGAAAAACAGCTTTACTTGcgtgaatatatttatttaaaaatgtatttatatgtaaGAAGTAAGTAGTGCATATATAAAAATCCCTATGTGTAAATCTCAGTTTTATTCAAACAGGCTATTCGTCGTTCTGTAAATCTCCCCGCCCTCTTCAACTCCGCCTTTTTTAAACTTGTACCAACTTTTTGTCTGTTTCGGACAGAGCCGAGTCTTCTGCACTCTGTCCACTGCAGTGCGCATAACAAATGCTTCCTGTTCTTTAGAATTCCTAAATATTTGCTGTCTAAAGATGATTCCGCAAAGATGGGTCTTGATGGCTGGACTGCTCGTCGTGGCCTTGGCGGCGCTGGCACAAGGTTTGAGCCGAAGCGAGCTTTTCCCTTACGGGGAGCAGTTTGGGGATGCCAGTTTGGATCGTGGAGACGAGAGCACGGCACAACTGTTCTTGAAGAAGCCGCTACACTTCTATGACGGGACATTCAGCAGCGTGTATGTAAGTGGAGGCGCCTATTGTCGTGGACATGTTGGGCGAAAGAGCGCTTTACCGTTACTTAGtgattgtttgtctttctttctctttttttggttCTAGAAGGAGTAATGTGCTTTCTTAGTCGTTTGTTAGTTTTAGAATGTGGGAACAGTGACCATGAATTGTGCCTTGCCGTTTCTTTGCTATCCCTACCGTTAGTCCGGATTGCGTGTGTGACAACTTGCAGACTTTAAGGCACAGTTTGGagtgcattgttttattttgcatcGGATTTATAACAACGTTTCTACACCCTTCCGCACGAGTAGTTTTATTGCTTAAAAATTATAAgatgaaaattatttaattgcGTAAAAAGATAACTCACCCTTTATTAAATTAAGCATTGGTATATAAGAATATATTTCGAATTTACTGGTGCTATGGGAATAATTTTTGGCACAATCTCAGGTCTTTTTCCTATGGAATGTACTCAGCATAAATTAGGAGTAGGCGGATGTGGATTGATGTCTGGTCTTTAGGGACCGCCAGACCCAAGGATGAAGAGCACCTGGTTTTGTTATCAGCTCGCTGCAGCAGTTATGAAAGTTGGGAAATTCAAAGGCTAAGTGTGCTTTAAACTGTAAAAACATGAAGGGGCATAAATCGTCAGGAAcaactcaaaatgaaaaatattcttgATTATTTGGTTAATCTTAATTTGATACAGCCCAGCATGAAAGGCAGTGAAGGATggcacagtgaagcattatgtaGAGCTGCTGCCGCATGGATCCATCAGATTTGGTTTGAATCCCAGCAATTGCTGCTCTATGCAGAGTTTGCTTGTTCCCCCATATCTTTATATGTGTTTCTGTGAGTACTTCAGTATACTTCACACTTCCCATAGCCCAAAGATGGATATATATGTAAGGATAATTGTTTATTCCAAAATGGCCTGGTGTGAGTTACATGAGTGCACCCACCCTGTATAGGGTTGCTTCTTGCCATTGTGGacgatttttgtgactgaagacagagaagaaaattaaaattagtcaaaaccttttattaatacataccaagcaagggtaaaatgtcagagaaacacagtcctaggacaccgcacttcatctgcctcgagcgcagatgtccttgttcttttatacctttctaatctcctgatcgttgaccatgtaagcaaaaaatagcatcctgactcattgtacttttccagtttttgtaaagtcattaccctaaaggtatattttcttgtcacacacatcatcaaaagaaacttccagaaagtatacatgctttttgtcacgcacgccaaacacaaacaagtttcatcactctgtcctattttctatacacacatacattttgttcaattacatctttttttgtttccacactcctccctttttgaacaaaaatgatgtgggcctataaattctattttgaaatggttgatgaaagggaaaggggagagaaaatggaagaagctatacgagacatgcgctcatcatgtagcacatatgccctttccatagaggcggtaaagtacttagatattatatagcgaaacaaagggataatacaacaaccaaccaggaggaggagacaaaatgtcacaaccaaagaaatgaaaacagatcttatccattgtccccaggacccaaaggaggatgcaaaccactgatcccagggatttgtaatgccagaattagtggaaagttctttagagagagcagtgaggcctgccaatgcacgagttattgatccatctggcgcggtattatttggaatatatgtacaacaagcatcaccaaacatagcacaaacacctcccttttcggcaagtaacatgtccaaggctagacgattttgccaagtcatcagagaagtacgatcaagctgttcatgtataccttcaatagcgtctttggtgaagttaaggaaacgttgttggttataattaatccagtctacattcttattaatagtaatttggggtatgatagattcaaaaccggctgcgacttgattcctagctttaaatctgtctgggacacccctagggactccaatagcatctatgtatactccagggccatgtaaggagata
The sequence above is drawn from the Erpetoichthys calabaricus chromosome 15, fErpCal1.3, whole genome shotgun sequence genome and encodes:
- the LOC127525955 gene encoding syncytin-2-like; this translates as MPLIVCADNHCNSGIYVLGVYVSGTDPLGRFLIKIDNPVTNTPHSLAHTPISPTFGSDFSPVRIMNISTLSSTFSFVTFPPNWSGTCAPIQLVMPFRLLCLLDFYPYLPLTPHIIPHLLFYFRHTRSLFHTPTDISLHGPGVYIDAIGVPRGVPDRFKARNQVAAGFESIIPQITINKNVDWINYNQQRFLNFTKDAIEGIHEQLDRTSLMTWQNRLALDMLLAEKGGVCAMFGDACCTYIPNNTAPDGSITRALAGLTALSKELSTNSGITNPWDQWFASSFGSWGQWIRSVFISLVVTFCLLLLVGCCIIPLFRYIISKYFTASMERAYVLHDERMSRIASSIFSPLSLSSTISK